Proteins from a genomic interval of Marmoricola sp. OAE513:
- a CDS encoding alpha/beta hydrolase: protein MSQDRLPDAVVRYSDHRDGIIDLHVPADPNGTLLVLVHGGFWMEEWDRTHTRDQARALADLGYLVATPEYRRLRGEGGWPTTATDVLDAYAQLPDLLSGLGLEHSRTVTMGHSAGGHLVLWLAAQELIRPPDRTVALAPVCDLALAQTLGLGDGAVDELLDGTPLTAADPQTLHAGQPPGTVVILHGDRDHLVPIELGRSFATRHAWVELVELPGVGHFEFLDPRDPVWKTLASAVADGQTDPR, encoded by the coding sequence GTGAGCCAGGACCGCCTCCCCGACGCCGTCGTCCGGTACTCCGACCACCGCGACGGGATCATCGACCTGCACGTGCCGGCCGACCCGAACGGAACCCTGCTGGTCCTCGTGCACGGCGGCTTCTGGATGGAGGAGTGGGACCGGACGCACACCCGCGACCAGGCGCGCGCGCTGGCGGACCTCGGCTACCTGGTCGCGACGCCGGAGTACCGGCGCCTGCGCGGCGAGGGCGGCTGGCCGACGACGGCGACCGATGTCCTCGACGCGTACGCGCAGCTGCCGGACCTGCTCTCCGGGCTCGGGCTCGAGCACAGCCGCACCGTCACGATGGGGCACTCGGCCGGCGGGCACCTGGTGCTCTGGCTGGCTGCGCAAGAGCTCATCCGCCCGCCGGACCGCACGGTCGCGCTGGCCCCCGTCTGCGACCTGGCCCTCGCCCAGACGCTCGGCCTGGGCGACGGAGCGGTCGACGAGCTGCTCGACGGCACGCCGCTGACCGCGGCCGACCCGCAGACCCTGCACGCCGGCCAACCCCCGGGGACCGTCGTGATCCTGCACGGCGACCGCGACCACCTGGTGCCGATCGAGCTCGGCCGGTCCTTCGCTACCAGGCACGCGTGGGTCGAGCTCGTCGAGCTGCCCGGCGTCGGACACTTCGAGTTCCTGGATCCGCGCGACCCGGTCTGGAAGACCCTCGCCTCGGCCGTCGCCGACGGGCAGACTGACCCGCGATGA
- a CDS encoding RidA family protein, which produces MSAATPEERLAELGLSIPAVAKPVAAYIPAVRSGIHVFTSGQLPMQDGQLMATGKVGGEVSLEEAVACAQQCALNALAAVNAELGSLTAIKRVVKVVVFVASTSDFTGQPQVANGASELFGNVFGDAGQHVRSAVGVPVLPLDSPVEVELIVEID; this is translated from the coding sequence ATGAGCGCCGCCACCCCGGAGGAGCGGCTCGCCGAGCTGGGCCTGAGCATCCCTGCCGTTGCCAAGCCGGTGGCGGCCTACATCCCCGCGGTGCGCAGCGGGATCCACGTCTTCACCTCCGGCCAACTCCCGATGCAGGACGGTCAGCTGATGGCGACCGGCAAGGTCGGCGGCGAGGTCAGCCTCGAGGAGGCCGTCGCGTGCGCGCAGCAGTGCGCGCTGAACGCCCTGGCGGCCGTGAACGCCGAGCTCGGGTCGCTGACCGCGATCAAGCGCGTGGTCAAGGTCGTCGTGTTCGTCGCCTCCACCTCCGACTTCACCGGCCAGCCGCAGGTCGCCAACGGCGCCTCCGAGCTGTTCGGCAACGTCTTCGGCGACGCCGGTCAGCACGTCCGGTCCGCGGTCGGCGTACCGGTGCTCCCGCTCGACTCCCCGGTCGAGGTCGAGCTGATCGTCGAGATCGACTGA
- a CDS encoding acetoacetate--CoA ligase, which translates to MTSDTTPPILWRPDPARPSRLARFQDRLAAAGGPVTTGYDDLWSWSVTDLDAFWLAVWGWFDPPADVPADGPGVALADDAMPGATWFPEVRLNYAEAMLRLPGRGADDVVVVSRSETRDEVSLTAAELRALVGRVRAGLVRAGVGTGDRVAAYAPNIPETLAVLLATASLGATFSSCAPEFGTQSVTDRWKQIEPRVLVTVDGYAYGGKRIERADEVAAIRAAIPSIETTVWVDYLDPGSVPADTIGWDEFTATEGPLDFVRLPFDHPLYVLFSSGTTGLPKPIVHGHGGITVEHLKALGLQTDLGPEDTFFWFSTTGWMMWNYLVSALGVGATIVLYDGNPAPAVEGRPDVGMLWRMAADLGVTYFGTSAPFLLQCRKEGIVPREIADLSAVRGIGSTGAPLPAEGFTWVYEAVSATAQLGSLSGGTDVCSGFVGSAPTVPVYAGEIACRCLGVAVAAYDDQGRSHVGVLGELVIERPMPSMPLGFWGDIDGSRYSAAYFEDFPGVWRHGDWITITDRGTCTITGRSDATLNRGGVRLGTSEFYSVVESLPEVVDSLVVHLEDTEGGAGTLVLLVRLAADQTLDEHLRRKLVTALRSSLSPRHVPDVLHQVDALPRTLSGKRIEVPAKKILQGTPVEVAVARGALTAPEGLDELVALRTLLA; encoded by the coding sequence ATGACCAGCGACACGACTCCCCCGATCCTCTGGCGCCCGGACCCCGCACGCCCCTCGCGGCTGGCGAGGTTCCAGGACCGGCTCGCCGCGGCCGGCGGTCCCGTCACCACCGGGTACGACGATCTCTGGTCGTGGTCGGTCACCGACCTGGACGCCTTCTGGCTCGCGGTGTGGGGCTGGTTCGACCCGCCGGCCGACGTACCCGCCGACGGCCCCGGTGTGGCGCTGGCCGACGACGCGATGCCCGGCGCGACCTGGTTCCCCGAGGTACGCCTGAACTACGCCGAGGCGATGCTGCGGCTGCCCGGCCGCGGGGCGGACGACGTCGTGGTCGTCAGTCGCAGCGAGACCCGGGACGAGGTCTCGCTCACCGCCGCCGAGCTGCGCGCACTGGTGGGACGGGTGCGCGCGGGACTGGTCCGTGCCGGCGTCGGCACGGGCGACCGGGTGGCGGCGTACGCCCCGAACATCCCGGAGACGCTCGCCGTCCTGCTCGCCACCGCCAGCCTCGGGGCGACCTTCAGCTCGTGCGCTCCCGAGTTCGGCACCCAGAGCGTCACGGACCGCTGGAAGCAGATCGAGCCGAGGGTGCTGGTCACCGTCGACGGCTACGCGTACGGCGGCAAGCGGATCGAGCGGGCGGACGAGGTCGCTGCCATCCGCGCGGCGATCCCCAGCATCGAGACCACCGTGTGGGTCGACTACCTCGACCCCGGCTCCGTGCCTGCGGACACGATCGGGTGGGACGAGTTCACCGCCACCGAGGGCCCCCTCGACTTCGTCCGGCTCCCGTTCGACCACCCGCTCTACGTGCTGTTCTCCTCCGGCACGACCGGCCTGCCGAAGCCGATCGTGCACGGCCACGGCGGGATCACGGTGGAGCACCTCAAGGCCCTCGGGCTGCAGACCGACCTCGGCCCCGAGGACACCTTCTTCTGGTTCTCCACCACCGGCTGGATGATGTGGAACTACCTGGTCTCCGCCCTGGGGGTCGGTGCCACGATCGTCCTGTACGACGGCAACCCGGCACCGGCCGTCGAGGGCAGACCCGACGTCGGGATGCTCTGGCGGATGGCCGCCGACCTCGGCGTCACCTACTTCGGCACCAGCGCACCGTTCCTGCTGCAGTGCCGCAAGGAAGGGATCGTGCCGCGCGAGATCGCCGACCTGTCCGCGGTCCGGGGCATCGGCTCGACCGGTGCTCCGCTGCCGGCCGAAGGCTTCACCTGGGTCTACGAGGCCGTCAGCGCGACCGCGCAGCTCGGGTCGCTGTCGGGAGGGACCGACGTCTGCTCCGGCTTCGTCGGATCGGCGCCGACCGTCCCGGTCTACGCCGGCGAGATCGCGTGCCGCTGCCTCGGCGTCGCCGTCGCGGCGTACGACGACCAGGGTCGTTCCCACGTCGGCGTCCTCGGCGAGCTGGTGATCGAGCGGCCGATGCCCTCGATGCCGCTCGGTTTCTGGGGCGACATCGACGGGTCGCGCTACTCCGCGGCGTACTTCGAGGACTTCCCGGGCGTGTGGCGCCACGGCGACTGGATCACGATCACCGACCGCGGCACGTGCACGATCACCGGCCGCAGCGACGCCACCCTGAACCGCGGCGGTGTCCGGCTCGGCACCTCGGAGTTCTACTCGGTCGTCGAGTCGCTGCCCGAGGTCGTCGACAGCCTGGTCGTGCACCTCGAGGACACCGAGGGCGGCGCCGGCACCCTCGTGCTGCTGGTCCGGCTCGCGGCCGACCAGACGCTCGACGAGCACCTGCGCCGCAAGCTCGTCACCGCGCTGCGGTCCTCGCTCTCGCCGCGGCACGTGCCCGACGTGCTGCACCAGGTCGACGCCTTGCCGCGCACGCTCTCGGGCAAGCGGATCGAGGTCCCCGCCAAGAAGATCCTGCAGGGCACTCCGGTCGAGGTCGCCGTCGCCCGGGGCGCCCTCACCGCGCCCGAGGGACTGGACGAGCTCGTGGCGCTGCGCACACTCCTCGCGTGA
- a CDS encoding ArsA-related P-loop ATPase, which yields MSDFPDVQLHIVTGKGGTGKSTVAASLALAHAAQGKQVLLCEVEGRQGIAQMFDVPPLPYEERLLAKASEAGHGNVYALAIDAESALLEYLAMYYRLGRAGKALDRFGVIDFATTIAPGVRDVLLTGKVYEAAQRNSRNKNARNYDAIVLDAPPTGRISQFLNVNNELAGLAKVGPIKAQADTVTTLLKSSRTAVHLVTVLEEMPVQETADGVVELRGAGMPVGGVIVNLVRPQDLDARAREDLLADEVDTKALGKVLTAAGLKAPMSLVPALIREGRDHAERRRLEDSQRALVEKIGVPTYELPKLAGGADIGGLYELAAALIAQGLA from the coding sequence ATGTCTGACTTCCCGGATGTGCAGCTGCACATCGTCACCGGAAAGGGAGGCACCGGGAAGTCGACGGTCGCCGCCAGCCTGGCTCTCGCGCACGCCGCGCAGGGGAAGCAGGTGCTGCTCTGCGAGGTCGAGGGGCGTCAGGGCATCGCGCAGATGTTCGACGTGCCACCGCTGCCCTACGAGGAGCGGCTGCTGGCCAAGGCGAGCGAGGCCGGCCACGGCAACGTCTACGCGCTGGCGATCGACGCGGAGTCGGCACTGCTGGAGTACCTCGCGATGTACTACCGGCTCGGTCGTGCGGGCAAGGCACTGGACCGCTTCGGCGTGATCGACTTCGCGACCACGATCGCGCCCGGCGTCCGCGACGTGCTGCTGACCGGCAAGGTCTACGAGGCGGCGCAGCGCAACAGCCGCAACAAGAACGCCCGCAACTACGACGCGATCGTCCTCGACGCTCCGCCCACCGGACGCATCTCGCAGTTCCTCAACGTGAACAACGAGCTCGCCGGCCTGGCGAAGGTCGGCCCCATCAAGGCGCAGGCCGACACCGTCACCACGCTGCTCAAGTCGAGCCGTACGGCCGTGCACCTGGTCACCGTCCTCGAGGAGATGCCGGTGCAGGAGACCGCCGACGGTGTCGTCGAGCTGCGCGGCGCAGGGATGCCGGTCGGCGGCGTCATCGTGAACCTGGTCAGGCCCCAGGACCTCGACGCCCGGGCCCGCGAGGACCTGCTCGCCGACGAGGTCGACACCAAAGCCCTCGGCAAGGTGCTCACCGCCGCGGGGCTCAAGGCGCCGATGAGCCTGGTCCCCGCCCTGATCCGGGAGGGCCGCGACCACGCGGAGCGGCGTCGGCTCGAGGACTCCCAGCGCGCGCTCGTCGAGAAGATCGGCGTTCCGACGTACGAGCTGCCGAAGCTGGCCGGCGGCGCCGACATCGGGGGGCTCTACGAGCTCGCCGCCGCGCTGATCGCGCAGGGTCTCGCATGA
- a CDS encoding penicillin-binding protein: MASKLTFRDVSSHLTVMVALSALMGLLVAGLVIPFAGAIGVGAKSLSKSVKDLPEDLEAAPLAQRTRVLDSEGKTIATFYDQNRVNVSLDKVAPIMQQAIVAIEDYRFYEHGAIDLKGTLRAFVTNQANDGITQGGSSITQQMVKMTLLNQATTKEERDAATDDTYQRKIKELRYAIGVEQKYSKDWILERYLNIAYFGDGAYGVRSAARHYFDTEASKLTLAQAAVLAGLVKNPVGYDPTSFPDKATQRRDTVLRRMAELDIITQAQADQVISQPLGLKVTPTRNGCLGSKAAFFCDYVRRYLLADPSLGTTVEDRARLLNSGGLTIKTTLNMKFQKAADAATKARVKATDSAIGALAMVQPGTGAVEAISQSRPMGRSKKKGQTFLNYVVDSKYGDSNGFQAGSTFKVFVLAAALEQGLPPNTTFNSVRSMRIPQNQFKDCSGPYANFAPWNVSNSTTSGRKNMYTGTRESVNTFFAQLEKKTGLCKPYALARSMGVDLTNPAKERVPSFVLGIADVSPLEMAGAYATFAARGTFCENRPVNRIVNADGKVFKDYPKVCKQVMAEGTADTVNDILRGVLEPGGFGSKLALNKPSAGKTGTIQNNKAVWFNGYTPAISTAAMVAGANQEGQPITLNNQTVGGQYVASAFGSTTAGPMWSQAMRAIQDDLPNTNFVQPTGRFKLEVLKEVNVRVPDVVGMTVQQAARTLQRAGFRVSLGGNITSNIPAGLIALSRPGTGATVKQGSRVILYRSSGPLANNGNGNGNGNGNGNNPGGFPTGFPTFFPPGG; this comes from the coding sequence ATGGCGAGCAAGCTGACCTTCCGCGACGTCTCCTCCCACCTCACGGTGATGGTGGCGTTGTCCGCGTTGATGGGTCTGCTGGTCGCCGGCCTGGTGATCCCGTTCGCCGGCGCGATCGGCGTCGGGGCCAAGTCGCTGTCGAAGTCCGTGAAGGACCTGCCCGAGGACCTGGAGGCGGCGCCGCTCGCCCAGCGCACCCGCGTGCTGGACTCCGAGGGCAAGACCATCGCCACCTTCTACGACCAGAACCGCGTGAACGTCTCCCTCGACAAGGTCGCGCCGATCATGCAGCAGGCCATCGTCGCCATCGAGGACTACCGGTTCTACGAGCACGGTGCGATCGACCTCAAGGGCACGCTGCGTGCGTTCGTGACCAACCAGGCCAACGACGGCATCACCCAGGGCGGGTCGTCGATCACCCAGCAGATGGTCAAGATGACACTGCTCAACCAGGCCACGACCAAGGAAGAGCGCGACGCCGCCACGGACGACACCTACCAGCGCAAGATCAAGGAGCTGCGCTACGCCATCGGCGTGGAGCAGAAGTACTCCAAGGACTGGATCCTCGAGCGGTACCTGAACATCGCCTACTTCGGCGACGGCGCGTACGGCGTCCGGTCGGCCGCCCGGCACTACTTCGACACCGAGGCGAGCAAGCTGACCCTGGCGCAGGCCGCGGTCCTCGCGGGTCTGGTGAAGAACCCGGTCGGCTACGACCCGACGTCCTTCCCGGACAAGGCCACCCAGCGTCGTGACACCGTGCTCCGCCGGATGGCCGAGCTCGACATCATCACCCAGGCCCAGGCCGACCAGGTGATCTCCCAACCGCTCGGGCTCAAGGTCACCCCGACCCGCAACGGCTGCCTCGGCTCCAAGGCCGCCTTCTTCTGCGACTACGTGCGCCGCTACCTGCTCGCCGACCCCTCGCTCGGCACGACGGTGGAGGACCGGGCGCGACTGCTGAACTCCGGCGGCCTGACCATCAAGACGACGCTGAACATGAAGTTCCAGAAGGCTGCCGACGCGGCCACGAAGGCACGCGTGAAGGCGACCGACTCCGCGATCGGCGCGCTCGCGATGGTGCAGCCGGGGACCGGCGCGGTCGAGGCCATCAGCCAGTCGCGGCCGATGGGCCGGTCGAAGAAGAAGGGCCAGACCTTCCTCAACTACGTCGTCGACTCCAAGTACGGCGACTCCAACGGTTTCCAGGCAGGCTCGACCTTCAAGGTGTTCGTGCTCGCCGCGGCCCTCGAGCAGGGGTTGCCGCCGAACACCACGTTCAACTCGGTCCGCTCGATGCGGATCCCGCAGAACCAGTTCAAGGACTGCAGCGGGCCGTACGCGAACTTCGCGCCCTGGAACGTCAGCAACTCCACGACCAGCGGCCGCAAGAACATGTACACCGGCACCCGGGAGTCGGTGAACACCTTCTTCGCGCAGCTGGAGAAGAAGACCGGCCTCTGCAAGCCGTACGCCCTCGCGCGCTCGATGGGCGTCGACCTGACCAACCCCGCCAAGGAGCGGGTGCCGAGCTTCGTGCTGGGCATCGCGGACGTCAGCCCGCTGGAGATGGCCGGTGCGTACGCGACGTTCGCGGCCCGGGGCACGTTCTGCGAGAACCGGCCGGTCAACCGGATCGTCAACGCCGACGGCAAGGTCTTCAAGGACTACCCGAAGGTCTGCAAGCAGGTGATGGCCGAGGGCACCGCCGACACCGTCAACGACATCCTGCGCGGGGTGCTGGAGCCCGGCGGCTTCGGCTCCAAGCTCGCACTGAACAAGCCGTCGGCCGGCAAGACCGGCACCATCCAGAACAACAAGGCGGTCTGGTTCAACGGCTACACCCCGGCGATCTCGACGGCTGCGATGGTCGCCGGCGCCAACCAGGAGGGCCAGCCGATCACCCTCAACAACCAGACCGTCGGTGGCCAGTACGTCGCGAGCGCGTTCGGTTCCACGACCGCCGGTCCGATGTGGTCCCAGGCGATGCGCGCCATCCAGGACGACCTCCCGAACACGAACTTCGTCCAGCCCACCGGACGGTTCAAGCTCGAGGTCCTCAAGGAGGTGAACGTCCGCGTGCCCGACGTCGTCGGGATGACCGTCCAGCAGGCGGCCCGCACGCTGCAGCGCGCCGGCTTCCGGGTCAGCCTCGGCGGCAACATCACCTCGAACATCCCTGCCGGTCTCATCGCGCTGTCCCGGCCGGGCACCGGTGCCACGGTGAAGCAGGGCTCACGGGTGATCCTCTACCGGTCGAGCGGGCCCCTCGCCAACAACGGCAACGGCAACGGCAACGGCAACGGGAACGGCAACAACCCCGGCGGGTTCCCGACCGGGTTCCCGACCTTCTTCCCGCCGGGCGGCTGA
- a CDS encoding GatB/YqeY domain-containing protein: MSTLKDQLRADLTAAIKARDEVTSSTLRMVLTAITNAEVSGKEARELSDDDVLTVLGSEGKKRREAAEAFDAADRKEQADKERAEAAVISAYLPEQLSAEEISVLVSDAIAQTGAAELGPRGIGAVMGVVSPQVKGRADGGAVAAEVRRQLG; the protein is encoded by the coding sequence ATGAGTACCTTGAAGGACCAACTGCGCGCCGACCTGACCGCCGCCATCAAGGCGCGCGACGAGGTGACCTCGTCGACCTTGCGGATGGTGCTGACGGCGATCACCAACGCCGAGGTCTCCGGCAAGGAAGCGCGCGAGCTCTCCGACGACGACGTGCTCACCGTGCTCGGCAGCGAGGGCAAGAAGCGTCGCGAGGCCGCGGAGGCGTTCGATGCCGCCGACCGCAAGGAGCAGGCCGACAAGGAGCGCGCCGAGGCCGCCGTGATCAGCGCCTACCTTCCCGAGCAGCTCAGTGCCGAGGAGATCTCCGTCCTGGTCAGCGACGCCATCGCGCAGACCGGTGCGGCCGAGCTCGGCCCGCGCGGGATCGGTGCCGTGATGGGCGTCGTCTCGCCGCAGGTCAAGGGTCGTGCCGACGGCGGTGCCGTCGCTGCTGAGGTACGCCGCCAGCTGGGCTGA
- a CDS encoding ArsA-related P-loop ATPase: protein MTSTRGPVPELDVDALLADRNQRIIVCCGAGGVGKTTTAAAVALRAAEQGRKVVVLTIDPARRLAQSMGIEALDNTPRPVPGVQGSGSLDAMMLDMKRTFDEVVENQASPEKAQQILNNPFYIAVSSSFAGTQEYMAMEKLGQLDKDARASGRWDLIVVDTPPSRSALDFLDAPERLSSFLDGKFMKLLLAPAKGPAKLMTAGFGLVTKAVTTIIGGQVLTDMQAFVSAFDTLFGGFRQRAQRTFELLQAPGTAFLVVAAPEPDALREAAYFVERLSAEKMPLAGLVVNRASTEPEGNLTAAGAMAAHEKLREMAGATEDDDTTRMAAGLLRLYSDRKVIVEREARLRTRFATAHPRVRTVVLPALSSDVHDLDGLRRIGSLLGTPGPA from the coding sequence ATGACCTCGACCCGAGGACCCGTGCCCGAGCTGGACGTCGACGCGCTGCTCGCCGACCGCAACCAGCGGATCATCGTGTGCTGCGGGGCAGGCGGTGTCGGCAAGACGACCACGGCTGCGGCAGTCGCGCTCCGAGCGGCGGAGCAGGGGCGCAAGGTCGTCGTCCTGACCATCGACCCGGCCCGCCGGCTCGCGCAGTCGATGGGCATCGAGGCGCTGGACAACACCCCGCGTCCGGTCCCCGGCGTCCAGGGCAGCGGGTCGCTCGACGCGATGATGCTCGACATGAAGCGCACCTTCGACGAGGTGGTCGAGAACCAGGCCAGCCCGGAGAAGGCGCAGCAGATCCTCAACAACCCGTTCTACATCGCGGTCTCCAGCTCGTTCGCGGGCACGCAGGAGTACATGGCGATGGAGAAGCTCGGCCAGCTCGACAAGGACGCGCGTGCCTCGGGACGTTGGGACCTGATCGTCGTGGACACCCCGCCCTCGCGCAGCGCCCTGGACTTCCTGGACGCACCCGAGCGGCTCTCGAGCTTCCTCGACGGCAAGTTCATGAAGCTGCTGCTCGCGCCGGCCAAGGGTCCGGCGAAGCTGATGACGGCCGGATTCGGCCTGGTCACCAAGGCAGTGACGACGATCATCGGCGGGCAGGTGCTCACCGACATGCAGGCGTTCGTCTCAGCGTTCGACACGCTCTTCGGCGGCTTCCGCCAGCGCGCGCAGCGCACCTTCGAGCTGCTGCAGGCGCCGGGCACCGCGTTCCTGGTGGTGGCAGCGCCCGAGCCGGACGCGCTGCGTGAGGCGGCGTACTTCGTCGAGCGACTCAGCGCCGAGAAGATGCCGCTCGCCGGCCTGGTGGTGAACCGGGCGAGCACCGAGCCCGAGGGCAACCTGACGGCCGCCGGTGCCATGGCCGCGCACGAGAAGCTGCGCGAGATGGCGGGCGCGACCGAGGACGACGACACCACCCGGATGGCGGCAGGCCTGCTCCGGCTCTACTCCGATCGCAAGGTCATCGTGGAGCGCGAGGCCCGGTTGCGCACCCGTTTCGCGACGGCTCACCCGCGGGTGCGCACCGTCGTGCTGCCGGCCCTGTCCAGCGACGTGCACGACCTCGACGGTCTCCGTCGGATCGGCTCGCTGCTGGGCACGCCAGGACCTGCCTAG
- a CDS encoding MBL fold metallo-hydrolase — translation MNAWVGGSFGERAQCVLADNANIMTLDGTNTWVLREPGAKRAVVVDPGPPDAPHLAAIEAAAGLGDGGSIGTVLLTHHHYDHSESAKEFAERWGCGVRALDPEYRLGSEGLGDGDVVEVGGLEVRVIGTPGHTADSLSFLVPAEGAVLTGDTVLGRGTTVVAHPDGQLGAYLDSLDRLHQLAARHELASIWPGHGPVIEDALGALDYYISHRQQRLEQVRAALDTLAGQPHPEGIAEDDLPRQVVEIVYSDVDPVLWGAAELSVRAQLAYLRA, via the coding sequence TTGAACGCCTGGGTGGGTGGCTCGTTCGGCGAGCGGGCGCAGTGCGTGCTCGCCGACAACGCGAACATCATGACGCTGGACGGCACGAACACCTGGGTGCTGCGCGAGCCCGGAGCGAAGCGCGCCGTCGTCGTCGACCCCGGCCCACCCGATGCCCCGCACCTGGCGGCCATCGAGGCCGCGGCGGGTCTCGGTGACGGTGGCAGCATCGGGACGGTCCTGCTGACCCACCACCACTACGACCACTCCGAGTCGGCCAAGGAGTTCGCGGAGCGGTGGGGCTGCGGCGTACGGGCACTGGACCCGGAGTACCGGCTCGGGTCCGAAGGGCTCGGTGACGGTGACGTCGTCGAGGTCGGTGGCCTCGAGGTCCGCGTCATCGGTACGCCGGGACACACCGCGGACTCGCTGTCCTTCCTCGTGCCCGCCGAAGGTGCCGTTCTCACCGGGGACACCGTGCTCGGCCGCGGCACCACGGTGGTCGCCCACCCCGACGGACAGCTCGGCGCCTACCTCGACTCGCTCGACCGGTTGCACCAGCTGGCGGCGCGCCACGAGCTCGCGTCGATCTGGCCCGGGCACGGTCCGGTCATCGAGGACGCGCTCGGCGCGCTCGACTACTACATCTCGCACCGGCAGCAGCGCCTCGAGCAGGTCCGTGCCGCGCTCGACACTCTCGCCGGTCAGCCGCACCCCGAGGGGATCGCGGAGGACGACCTGCCACGCCAGGTCGTCGAGATCGTCTACTCCGACGTCGACCCGGTGCTCTGGGGAGCAGCCGAGCTCTCGGTGCGGGCCCAGCTCGCCTACCTCCGCGCCTGA
- a CDS encoding WhiB family transcriptional regulator: MSWNEEWAAAATCQQSRPDELFVRGAEQHKAKVVCAACPVRAECLAEALDNRIEWGVWGGMTERERRAVLRKRPNVTSWRALLSAAKDAHLESVETVSA, translated from the coding sequence ATGTCTTGGAATGAAGAGTGGGCTGCTGCCGCAACCTGTCAGCAATCGCGGCCCGATGAGTTGTTCGTCCGGGGGGCCGAGCAGCACAAGGCCAAGGTCGTCTGCGCGGCCTGTCCGGTCCGGGCCGAGTGCCTGGCCGAAGCTCTCGACAACCGCATCGAGTGGGGTGTCTGGGGTGGCATGACCGAGCGCGAGCGTCGTGCCGTGCTGCGGAAGCGTCCGAACGTCACGTCGTGGCGCGCGCTGCTCTCCGCGGCGAAGGACGCTCACCTCGAGTCTGTCGAGACCGTTTCCGCCTGA
- a CDS encoding NUDIX hydrolase — protein sequence MAGLVQLPQAFADAAAEFADGSKEPVEPRDAATVVLLRPGSAGPELYLLRRQVSMEFAGGMCVFPGGGVDQRDFDHAVAWAGPSPAEWAELLGTDEAQARALVCAAVRETFEESGVLLAGESADSVVADTTGADWEADRIALEKHELALTDFLDRRGLVLRTDLLGAWSGWLTPIFEPKRYRTWFFVAELPEGQRTRDVSTESDQVVWVPAIKAVEQAEEREILMLPPTYITSLDIAEYADPEAVIAESRNRRVEMFCPAVEPEGEGFTLTRPPHADALLEKRSKNATWGQG from the coding sequence ATGGCCGGTCTCGTCCAGCTGCCGCAGGCGTTCGCCGACGCTGCCGCCGAGTTCGCCGATGGGTCCAAAGAGCCGGTCGAGCCGCGCGACGCGGCGACCGTGGTGCTGCTGCGCCCGGGCAGCGCGGGCCCCGAGCTGTACCTGCTGCGCCGTCAGGTCTCGATGGAGTTCGCCGGCGGCATGTGCGTCTTCCCGGGCGGCGGCGTCGACCAGCGGGACTTCGACCACGCGGTCGCCTGGGCCGGACCGTCGCCGGCCGAGTGGGCCGAGCTGCTCGGCACCGACGAGGCCCAGGCCCGCGCCCTGGTCTGCGCCGCCGTGCGCGAGACCTTCGAGGAGTCCGGCGTGCTGCTGGCAGGTGAGTCCGCGGACTCCGTGGTCGCCGACACGACCGGTGCCGACTGGGAGGCCGACCGGATCGCTCTGGAGAAGCACGAGCTCGCGCTGACCGACTTCCTCGACCGCCGGGGTCTGGTGCTGCGCACCGACCTGCTCGGCGCCTGGTCCGGCTGGCTCACGCCGATCTTCGAGCCCAAGCGCTACCGGACCTGGTTCTTCGTCGCCGAGCTGCCCGAGGGCCAGCGCACCCGTGACGTCTCCACCGAGTCCGACCAGGTCGTGTGGGTGCCGGCGATCAAGGCCGTCGAGCAGGCCGAGGAGCGGGAGATCCTGATGCTGCCGCCGACGTACATCACCTCGCTGGACATCGCCGAGTACGCCGACCCCGAGGCCGTGATCGCGGAGTCGCGGAACCGCCGCGTCGAGATGTTCTGCCCCGCGGTCGAGCCGGAGGGGGAGGGCTTCACGCTCACCCGTCCGCCGCACGCGGACGCCCTGCTGGAGAAGCGCTCGAAGAACGCGACCTGGGGTCAGGGGTAG